From the genome of Marivivens aquimaris, one region includes:
- a CDS encoding response regulator — protein MNANYILIVEHDLTFGQSLSTLIEEEGYTTSYVRSANAAMESLQLHKPDALLINAQLPTMSGFAFTQWVRLEADFRDIPIALMIPADNDIVRLKASGVGATVVLPLPFDLPELNYAISELGKGVRL, from the coding sequence ATGAACGCGAATTACATTCTGATTGTTGAACACGATCTGACCTTCGGGCAGTCGCTGTCGACGTTGATCGAGGAGGAAGGCTACACCACCTCGTACGTTCGCTCGGCCAACGCGGCCATGGAAAGCTTGCAGCTCCACAAACCCGACGCTCTTCTGATCAATGCCCAATTGCCTACCATGTCGGGCTTTGCGTTTACGCAATGGGTCCGCCTCGAAGCCGATTTTCGTGACATCCCGATCGCGCTGATGATCCCCGCCGACAATGACATCGTGCGGCTCAAAGCCAGTGGCGTGGGCGCGACGGTGGTGCTGCCGTTGCCGTTCGATCTGCCCGAATTGAATTACGCGATTTCGGAATTAGGGAAGGGAGTGCGGCTATGA